Proteins found in one Candidatus Bathyarchaeota archaeon genomic segment:
- a CDS encoding NADH-quinone oxidoreductase subunit L: MLLDDIASWLVWVLPLVSCLFVPLIAKISDKARDYFVVAVSTITVGLALSLVPGVFSGGGVATGTSVTWFESISAGVFIDPLSVLFTTLVAFFGLIITIYSLGYMKGEEGLTRYYFLMLLFIGSMIGLVISDNMLQMFIFWEMVGLCSFSLISFWYKRPESIRAGVKVFIMTRIGDVALLGAIALFYASLGTFSFREIIANIGNVPIPTLTIIAFLTLGGAIAKSAQLPMHTWLYSAMEAPTSVSALLHAATMVKAGVYLIARFILIIGPLAVLLPYWLPTVAWIGVLTAVVGATLALHTTDIKGVLAYSTISQLGFMMAALGTATSAEATGWFGSLFHMISHAFFEGLGFLLAGGIIHALGTRDMRLMGGLKKAMPITFGLSVLMVITTSGLPPFAAFFSKGLIIESVMTSGSLLQTILIFATTAITFAYSLRFLSLVFMGKESEYLTKQHPHEAPKIMLYPAMILGVLCVIWGLAEPLVASFMHFELETTLVGAFLNLETLIFFALLVPTGLIIYLTYFKNNQTMRGIGSSKNPISSLLSHGYFFDDFYGAVARGISKFSSALGRFEDTINLFPQNLASGVMRFAGGVHTYFDVLVDQFLNVVANRSLKGATGIQKFDVLLDKFLSALGNKTLSGAKQIKKTPSTSLQHYIAAAVIGFILIVILIILTLGV; this comes from the coding sequence ATGCTGCTTGACGATATCGCTTCATGGCTTGTTTGGGTTCTACCGCTCGTTTCTTGCCTATTTGTACCTTTAATTGCAAAGATTAGCGATAAAGCGAGAGACTACTTTGTAGTTGCAGTTTCAACTATAACTGTAGGCTTGGCCTTGTCACTGGTGCCTGGCGTGTTTTCCGGCGGCGGTGTCGCCACAGGCACGTCAGTGACTTGGTTTGAAAGCATTAGTGCAGGCGTATTTATTGATCCTCTGAGTGTGTTATTTACAACTCTGGTTGCTTTCTTTGGGTTAATAATCACTATCTACTCCTTAGGCTACATGAAGGGCGAGGAAGGCTTAACACGGTACTACTTCTTAATGTTACTTTTCATTGGCTCCATGATTGGTCTGGTTATTTCAGACAACATGCTTCAGATGTTTATTTTCTGGGAAATGGTCGGCTTATGCTCTTTCTCTCTAATCTCTTTCTGGTACAAACGGCCTGAATCTATCCGAGCAGGCGTCAAAGTTTTCATAATGACTCGCATTGGCGATGTCGCTCTATTGGGCGCAATAGCGCTTTTCTATGCAAGCTTAGGCACGTTTAGCTTTAGAGAAATAATTGCAAACATAGGAAATGTGCCGATTCCCACTTTGACAATTATTGCATTCTTAACTCTTGGCGGTGCAATAGCAAAATCAGCCCAGCTCCCTATGCATACTTGGCTCTACAGCGCTATGGAGGCACCCACTTCAGTTAGCGCGCTCTTGCATGCGGCTACAATGGTTAAGGCAGGTGTCTACCTTATTGCACGATTCATCCTAATCATTGGTCCGTTAGCTGTTTTGCTTCCTTACTGGTTGCCTACGGTAGCTTGGATAGGCGTTTTAACAGCGGTTGTAGGTGCCACATTAGCGTTGCATACTACTGACATAAAGGGAGTTCTCGCTTACTCCACAATCAGCCAACTTGGCTTCATGATGGCGGCGCTGGGCACTGCAACATCAGCCGAAGCGACAGGCTGGTTTGGAAGTCTATTCCACATGATAAGCCACGCTTTCTTTGAAGGTTTAGGATTCTTGCTTGCAGGAGGCATCATACACGCGCTGGGTACTCGTGACATGCGTTTGATGGGTGGCTTAAAGAAAGCTATGCCAATCACTTTTGGTTTATCTGTGCTTATGGTTATTACAACCAGTGGTTTGCCTCCTTTCGCGGCTTTCTTTAGTAAAGGCTTAATCATTGAAAGTGTAATGACTTCAGGTAGCCTACTACAAACTATTCTGATATTTGCAACAACAGCAATTACGTTTGCTTACAGTCTCAGGTTCCTTAGTTTAGTGTTTATGGGAAAAGAATCTGAGTATCTAACCAAGCAACATCCTCATGAAGCGCCAAAAATTATGCTGTACCCAGCCATGATTCTAGGTGTCTTATGTGTGATTTGGGGTTTAGCTGAGCCGCTAGTTGCCAGCTTTATGCATTTTGAGCTGGAAACTACTCTTGTAGGTGCTTTTTTGAATTTGGAGACGCTGATTTTCTTTGCACTTTTAGTGCCAACTGGCTTAATTATATATTTAACTTACTTTAAGAATAATCAAACTATGAGGGGCATAGGCAGCAGCAAAAATCCAATATCGTCACTTCTAAGCCATGGCTACTTCTTCGACGACTTCTACGGTGCAGTAGCAAGGGGTATATCCAAATTCTCAAGTGCTCTCGGGCGCTTTGAAGATACTATCAACCTCTTCCCACAAAACTTAGCCAGTGGCGTAATGCGCTTTGCAGGCGGAGTCCACACTTACTTTGATGTGCTGGTTGATCAATTCTTAAATGTCGTAGCAAACAGGTCCCTGAAAGGTGCAACAGGAATCCAGAAATTCGACGTTTTACTGGATAAATTCTTAAGCGCACTGGGAAATAAAACGCTCAGCGGCGCCAAACAAATAAAGAAAACCCCCTCTACATCGCTTCAGCACTACATTGCTGCGGCAGTGATAGGTTTCATCTTAATCGTGATATTGATAATATTAACCTTAGGAGTGTAA
- a CDS encoding NADH-quinone oxidoreductase subunit K: MDFVIVSLIMLFIGIYGLLTKRHLLKVFISVELIATGATLNFITLASAMGKELGEAFLILAFSTDTAISAVILGLLVIVSKRFGTSDISEILSKQDESESEVEI; the protein is encoded by the coding sequence ATGGATTTCGTCATTGTTTCACTTATCATGCTATTCATTGGAATTTACGGTTTGCTTACGAAGCGGCACCTGCTGAAAGTATTCATATCAGTGGAGCTAATAGCCACAGGTGCCACGTTGAATTTTATTACACTTGCTTCCGCTATGGGCAAGGAACTGGGTGAAGCGTTTTTGATTTTAGCGTTTTCAACTGACACTGCCATAAGTGCAGTCATTTTAGGATTGCTTGTTATCGTATCTAAAAGGTTCGGAACAAGCGATATCAGTGAAATACTGAGCAAGCAAGATGAAAGTGAAAGCGAGGTTGAAATTTAA
- a CDS encoding NADH-quinone oxidoreductase subunit J, translated as MILEILAVGMIVSACLALFLDEAVYSVAALAGTFFCVAFVYLLNGAIYVAIFQFAVGVGTLAILFLSGEMLSDKPTKKTSPKSFAALIGASIVLSLPAIFFSVSSPSTATTAGVSFGEALWNLRAFDVALQGLVILIVASGIAIVLYEKKGKK; from the coding sequence ATGATATTGGAGATACTTGCAGTAGGCATGATTGTTTCCGCTTGTCTTGCCCTGTTTCTCGATGAGGCCGTTTACTCCGTTGCCGCTCTAGCTGGAACATTCTTCTGCGTAGCTTTTGTTTACCTCTTAAACGGGGCTATTTATGTCGCCATTTTCCAGTTTGCTGTAGGCGTGGGAACATTAGCCATCTTGTTCTTGTCAGGTGAAATGTTGAGTGATAAGCCTACAAAGAAAACCTCGCCTAAAAGTTTCGCAGCATTAATAGGTGCAAGTATTGTTTTATCTTTGCCCGCCATTTTCTTTTCAGTTTCCAGTCCCAGCACGGCAACAACTGCTGGTGTTTCTTTTGGTGAAGCACTGTGGAATCTGAGAGCTTTTGATGTTGCTCTGCAAGGTTTAGTCATTTTGATTGTGGCATCAGGCATAGCCATTGTCCTGTATGAAAAGAAGGGGAAGAAATAA
- a CDS encoding 4Fe-4S binding protein: MAKKSHISPMLKRAVSHIFTKPATTKYPFEKPTLPDDFRGQQVFDITLCVSCGLCSRDCPAKAIEMVEVNGKRRPQFKLDQCIFCYQCAESCPRNAIKSSVFYELATTDKSSLVIKPQASMQKSEGQ; the protein is encoded by the coding sequence ATGGCGAAAAAATCACATATCTCTCCGATGCTTAAAAGGGCTGTATCACACATCTTTACTAAGCCAGCGACAACTAAGTACCCGTTCGAGAAGCCTACCTTGCCTGATGACTTTCGAGGGCAACAGGTATTTGACATAACTCTTTGCGTTAGTTGCGGTCTGTGTAGTCGCGATTGTCCCGCTAAAGCCATAGAGATGGTTGAGGTTAACGGAAAAAGGCGACCTCAATTCAAGCTTGACCAATGTATCTTCTGCTATCAGTGCGCAGAAAGTTGCCCGAGAAACGCAATTAAGAGCTCTGTTTTTTATGAGTTAGCCACAACTGATAAATCTTCATTAGTCATAAAGCCTCAAGCAAGCATGCAAAAGAGTGAAGGACAATGA
- a CDS encoding NADH-quinone oxidoreductase subunit H: protein MIDFMLIFRILVFPGFSFILLLTLFADWVERKIEARIQNRVGPMVAGPHGILQPLADFIKLLTKEDIEPRDAKKYIFRFAPLVAFTIMVFAMCFLPIDGASVLSVSGFPGDLVVILAFVTIANFLLFLSGWASSNPYGAIGSARVLTQFLGYDIPLFLLALTPAFIAGSLSIAQIAAVQATQLLPFIILAPWAFVLFVITLQAELEKDPFDIPHAESEVVGGLETEYTGGKLAFLHLTRDVQIVFGAALVTQLFLGGPYGPVFFGAPWFWYTLWFVLKVLAVIVISEYITCVFARLRIDQVLSANWKFLLPAAVLSLLLTVAMVKWVYPMVV from the coding sequence GTGATTGACTTTATGCTTATCTTCCGCATTCTGGTCTTTCCCGGCTTTAGCTTCATACTGCTCTTAACGCTTTTCGCTGATTGGGTTGAGAGAAAAATAGAAGCCCGCATACAAAACCGTGTTGGGCCAATGGTTGCGGGTCCTCATGGCATCCTTCAGCCGCTTGCCGACTTCATCAAGCTGTTGACGAAAGAGGATATTGAGCCAAGAGACGCTAAAAAGTACATTTTCAGGTTTGCGCCTTTAGTGGCTTTCACGATTATGGTTTTTGCAATGTGCTTTTTGCCTATTGATGGCGCAAGCGTGCTCTCTGTAAGCGGTTTCCCCGGCGATTTGGTTGTGATTTTAGCATTTGTTACCATTGCAAACTTTTTGTTGTTCCTCTCTGGATGGGCATCGTCTAACCCTTACGGCGCTATCGGCTCAGCGAGAGTGTTGACCCAGTTTCTTGGATACGATATTCCGCTTTTCTTGTTAGCCTTGACACCCGCTTTCATCGCTGGCAGTTTAAGCATTGCGCAGATAGCTGCAGTTCAAGCAACTCAGTTGCTTCCTTTCATTATTTTAGCACCGTGGGCTTTCGTATTATTTGTAATCACTTTGCAGGCTGAATTGGAAAAAGACCCGTTTGACATCCCGCATGCTGAAAGCGAGGTAGTCGGCGGATTAGAAACTGAATACACTGGCGGCAAATTAGCCTTCCTGCACCTGACACGGGATGTGCAGATTGTTTTTGGCGCGGCTTTGGTGACTCAATTGTTCTTGGGTGGTCCTTACGGTCCTGTGTTCTTTGGTGCTCCTTGGTTCTGGTATACACTTTGGTTTGTGCTCAAGGTTTTGGCAGTGATAGTGATTAGCGAGTATATCACATGTGTTTTTGCACGTTTACGCATTGACCAAGTTTTGTCTGCCAACTGGAAGTTTCTTTTACCAGCGGCGGTGTTGTCGCTATTATTAACGGTTGCAATGGTTAAATGGGTTTATCCTATGGTGGTGTAA
- a CDS encoding NADH-quinone oxidoreductase subunit C, which produces MSSSNIDILSVVQSKLKKKVQIEAGLLSTGTIIANNGLHRDVMQAMVDADEKTAITAITGLDLGANLGIYYHIRTTNAFVTVKAEVPKEKPNIQTVTDILLGAVFHEMEVSDLLGAVFEGHPCPGRLVLTDNWPKGVYPLRKDVDAGAVQLDPSPPEEVKLEEGEKLVKIIIGPQHPALLEPEKFAVTVDGETVTKVEPRIGYVHRGIEKASESRTYLQDVYLVERICGICNSIHACSFVETVEKILKTEVPPRAKYLRVIALELNRLHSHLLTLGHAGLEIGYETLFQYFWRDREPIMDLIELTSGNRVYSSLMTVGGVRRDLKESDIPKIKATLADLRKKVPFYRQVYEDEPSIKMRMQNVGVLKREDAIKLSVVGPVARGSGYDIDVRKDEPYEAYGEIPFKEIVYTAGDTWARMNVRMDEVEESINIIEYAIDNLPAGPFRVKAPRVVPPGEAVNRVEAPRGELFYYVKSNGTAMPERVKVRTPTFANIPAFLKTAIGESIADVPANFVSLDPCFSCTDR; this is translated from the coding sequence GTGTCAAGCAGTAACATAGACATACTCAGTGTAGTTCAATCTAAACTTAAAAAGAAAGTACAGATTGAAGCAGGGCTACTCAGCACAGGCACAATAATTGCCAACAACGGCTTGCACCGAGACGTTATGCAAGCAATGGTTGACGCAGATGAAAAAACAGCTATAACAGCAATAACTGGCCTAGACCTAGGCGCGAACCTAGGCATCTACTACCACATACGCACCACAAACGCTTTTGTAACAGTAAAAGCCGAAGTGCCTAAAGAAAAACCCAACATTCAAACCGTAACTGACATACTTCTAGGTGCAGTTTTTCATGAAATGGAAGTGTCTGACTTATTGGGGGCGGTTTTCGAGGGGCATCCCTGCCCTGGACGGCTAGTCTTGACAGATAATTGGCCAAAAGGTGTTTACCCGCTGAGAAAGGATGTTGATGCTGGTGCAGTACAGTTAGACCCGTCGCCTCCAGAAGAGGTTAAGCTGGAAGAGGGCGAAAAACTTGTCAAGATCATTATCGGTCCACAGCACCCTGCCCTTTTGGAGCCAGAAAAATTCGCCGTAACCGTTGACGGAGAAACAGTGACTAAAGTTGAGCCAAGAATTGGTTACGTGCACCGTGGCATAGAGAAAGCCTCTGAATCACGCACTTACCTGCAAGATGTGTACTTGGTCGAGCGCATTTGCGGTATCTGCAACAGTATCCATGCTTGCAGCTTCGTTGAAACAGTTGAAAAAATACTAAAAACTGAAGTCCCGCCAAGAGCCAAGTATCTTCGCGTGATTGCTTTGGAACTCAACAGGCTACACAGCCACTTGCTAACCTTGGGGCACGCAGGTTTAGAAATCGGTTACGAAACGCTCTTCCAGTATTTCTGGCGTGACCGCGAACCAATCATGGACTTAATCGAGTTAACCAGCGGCAACCGTGTTTACTCCTCACTTATGACTGTAGGCGGTGTAAGACGAGACTTGAAAGAAAGCGATATCCCAAAAATCAAGGCAACCTTAGCTGATTTGAGAAAGAAAGTGCCGTTTTACAGGCAAGTTTACGAGGATGAGCCGTCAATTAAGATGCGTATGCAAAACGTTGGTGTCCTCAAACGGGAAGACGCAATAAAGCTCTCGGTTGTGGGTCCAGTGGCACGAGGTTCAGGGTATGATATTGATGTGCGTAAGGATGAGCCTTACGAGGCGTATGGTGAAATTCCGTTTAAAGAAATAGTTTACACTGCTGGCGATACGTGGGCAAGAATGAATGTCCGCATGGATGAGGTTGAAGAAAGCATCAACATCATCGAGTACGCAATTGACAATTTGCCCGCTGGTCCCTTCCGTGTTAAAGCGCCCCGTGTTGTGCCTCCTGGCGAAGCGGTGAACCGTGTTGAAGCTCCAAGAGGCGAACTCTTCTATTACGTTAAAAGTAACGGTACAGCCATGCCTGAACGTGTTAAAGTTCGCACGCCAACGTTCGCTAACATTCCAGCATTCCTTAAAACAGCTATAGGTGAGAGCATAGCTGATGTTCCAGCGAACTTTGTCAGCTTAGACCCATGCTTCTCATGCACAGACAGGTGA
- a CDS encoding NADH-quinone oxidoreductase subunit B family protein, with protein MTSTVTWARVKSPWVLHFNSGACNGCDIEIVALLTPKYDVERFGVKLEPSPRHADVLLVTGGVTKQCAERLKRIYDQMPQPKFVVAIGACACSGGVFAGCYNVLGGVDKVIPVTAYIPGCPPRPEAIMDGVVKLLNALNPPKPKKQPKTEKQVEQPKKAEKPQEEKLKVEETQTSVKQ; from the coding sequence ATGACTAGCACTGTAACGTGGGCACGAGTAAAATCGCCTTGGGTGTTACACTTTAACTCAGGAGCCTGCAACGGATGCGACATAGAAATCGTGGCGCTACTCACTCCAAAATATGACGTTGAACGCTTCGGCGTAAAACTTGAGCCCTCACCGAGACATGCAGATGTTTTGCTGGTCACTGGCGGTGTCACAAAACAATGTGCAGAAAGACTCAAACGAATCTACGACCAAATGCCGCAACCAAAATTTGTCGTAGCCATCGGAGCCTGCGCCTGCAGCGGCGGAGTCTTCGCTGGATGCTACAACGTACTCGGAGGAGTAGACAAAGTCATACCAGTTACCGCTTACATACCTGGATGCCCACCGCGTCCAGAAGCAATCATGGATGGCGTAGTTAAGCTTCTAAACGCTCTGAACCCGCCTAAACCAAAGAAACAGCCAAAGACGGAAAAACAAGTTGAACAGCCAAAAAAAGCGGAGAAGCCACAAGAAGAAAAACTAAAAGTTGAGGAGACCCAGACAAGTGTCAAGCAGTAA
- the ndhC gene encoding NADH-quinone oxidoreductase subunit A → MIEEAAIAFILIFISTFAIYILGKRSAPKTVINENEQASYACGEKVSFSGLKVNVSLYKYLIYFVIFDSSVLLLAFASFSIASANPLLLVLYLGILLAAGLVLLEGGKEK, encoded by the coding sequence ATGATTGAAGAAGCCGCCATTGCGTTCATACTGATATTCATATCAACGTTCGCAATTTACATTTTAGGTAAGCGGTCAGCACCCAAAACCGTTATAAACGAAAACGAGCAAGCATCGTACGCGTGTGGCGAAAAAGTGTCGTTTAGTGGACTTAAAGTAAACGTTTCGCTGTACAAGTACCTGATTTACTTTGTAATCTTCGATTCTTCAGTGCTGTTGCTGGCATTTGCTTCTTTCTCGATAGCGAGTGCAAATCCGCTTCTATTAGTTCTCTACCTTGGCATACTTTTAGCTGCTGGGTTAGTTCTCTTAGAAGGAGGAAAAGAAAAATGA
- a CDS encoding DUF1622 domain-containing protein, with product MTECSVPAKKSSSRLTIELILVVVVCAIFGVLITPFSKLFIPSLESVIDTLLTITTDLIYLVGGGILLFGVLVVTIRFIQCKLQDPYKPSCVTRFLSGYLTLALEFFIGAEIIKTVVVRTYEEFTLLILVIISRGLFSLILYLERRWHGAAETE from the coding sequence CTAAAAAATCATCTAGCCGTTTAACTATTGAATTAATACTTGTAGTAGTAGTTTGCGCAATTTTTGGGGTTCTTATTACACCATTTAGCAAGTTGTTTATTCCAAGCCTAGAAAGTGTCATCGATACCTTGCTAACGATAACTACCGATTTAATTTACCTTGTAGGCGGCGGCATACTTCTCTTTGGTGTTCTAGTAGTAACCATACGATTCATACAATGCAAACTCCAAGACCCTTACAAACCATCCTGCGTAACGCGCTTTCTTTCAGGATACTTAACCTTGGCACTAGAATTTTTTATTGGAGCAGAAATCATAAAAACCGTTGTTGTTAGAACTTATGAAGAATTCACACTGCTGATCTTGGTTATCATCAGCCGAGGCCTCTTCAGCTTGATACTTTACTTGGAAAGAAGATGGCACGGGGCAGCAGAAACAGAGTAA